From Pempheris klunzingeri isolate RE-2024b chromosome 16, fPemKlu1.hap1, whole genome shotgun sequence, a single genomic window includes:
- the clptm1l gene encoding lipid scramblase CLPTM1L — MFLKTSFTTLIVGVFVVYVLHTCWVMYGIVYTKPCDSPKGDNCITPFLAGNPKLQLSIYTALRPNAEGGHTLIHKEEQFDVDSKFERIVNVSLPKKTRNNGTLYALIFVHQAGVTPWQDPRQVHLVAQLTTYMVPKLPEISLISGEDQTQGQKEEAQQKDRRDGNSAAGGGPTSTSDHPSSHWRSRLTLNIVADHFLFDREYLPSDVHRYLRVFQNGKKMVYLPLLFVDELSNRVKDLIEINSTSMELPLTISYDSISLGRLRFWIHMQDAVYSLQQFGFTEKDADEIKGIFVDTNLYFLALTFFVAAFHLLFDFLAFKNDISFWKQKKSMVGMSSKAVLWRCFSTIVIFLYLFDEQTSLLVLIPAGIGSIIEVWKVKKAFKIQVFWKGGKPTFLFGKLDESERRTEEYDTLAMKYLSFLLYPLCIGGAVYALIFLRYKSWYSWLINSLVNGVYAFGFLFMLPQLFVNYKLKSVAHLPWKAFMYKAFNTFIDDVFAFIITMPTSHRLACFRDDVVFLIYLYQRWLYPVDKTRVNEYGISYDEKPKGKTHKD, encoded by the exons ATGTTCCTGAAAACATCATTCACCACCCTGATCGTGGGGGTGTTTGTGGTGTACGTGCTCCACACCTGCTGGGTGATGTACGGGATAGTGTACACCAAACCCTGCGACAGCCCCAAAGGTGACAACTGTATCACACCCTTCTTGGCAGGGAACCCGAAATTACAG TTGAGTATCTACACTGCACTGCGGCCGAATGCAGAGGGAGGGCATACTCTGATCCACAAAGAGGAACAATTTGATGTCGACAGCAAGTTTGAGAG gaTAGTAAATGTCTCCCTCCCTAAGAAGACCCGTAACAATGGAACTTTATATGCACTAATATTTGTCCATCAAGCTGGCGTCACTCCGTGGCAGGACCCAAGACAGGTCCACTTGGTGGCTCAGCTCACCACGTACATGGTCCCTAAACTGCCTGAAATCTCTTTGATATCCGGAGAGGATCAGACACAG GGTCAGAAAGAAGAAGCCCAGCAGAAAGACCGGCGTGATGGTAACTCAGCAGCAGGGGGGGGTCCCACTTCCACATCAGATCACCCATCTTCCCACTGGCGTTCCCGCCTTACCCTCAACATCGTCGCCGACCACTTCCTGTTCGATAGAGAGTACCTGCCCAGTGATGTCCACAGATACCTCAGAGT attCCAAAATGGTAAGAAGATGGTTTATCtacctctgctgtttgttgatgAGCTCAGCAACCGGGTCAAGGACCTTATA GAGATCAACAGTACCTCCATGGAGCTCCCTCTGACCATCTCCTACGACTCTATCTCTCTGGGGCGGCTGCGATTCTGGATCCACATGCAAGACGCTGTTTACTCTCTTCAGCAGTTTG GTTTCACAGAAAAGGATGCTGATGAGATTAAAGGAATCTTTGTGGACACCAACCTGTACTTCCTGGCTCTGACCTTCTTTGTAGCTGCCTTCCAT CTCCTCTTTGACTTCCTGGCGTTCAAGAACGACATCAGCTTCTGGAAGCAGAAGAAAAGCATGGTGGGAATGTCCAGCAAAGCAG tgctctGGCGATGTTTCAGCACCATAGTGATTTTCCTCTATTTGTTTGACGAGCAGACCAGCCTGCTTGTCCTCATCCCCGCTGGTATCGGCTCTATCATTGAA GTATGGAAAGTGAAGAAGGCCTTCAAGATTCAGGTTTTCTGGAAAGGAGGCAAACCAAcattcctg TTTGGGAAATTAGACGAatcagagaggagaacagaagAGTACGACACTCTG GCCATGAAGTATCTGTCATTCCTGCTTTACCCCTTGTGCATTGGAGGGGCTGTGTATGCTCTAATATTCCTACGATATAAGAG TTGGTACTCGTGGCTTATCAACAGTCTGGTGaatg GTGTGTATGCCTTTGGCTTCCTCTTCATGCTTCCGCAGCTGTTTGTCAACTATAAG CTGAAATCTGTGGCCCACCTGCCCTGGAAAGCCTTCATGTACAAG GCATTCAACACCTTCATCGACGATGTGTTtgccttcatcatcaccatgcCAACGTCCCATAGACTGGCCTGTTTCAGAGACGATGTGGTGTTTCTCATTTACCTCTACCAGagatg GCTTTACCcagtggacaaaacaagagTAAATGAATATGGAATCTCTTATGATGAGAAACCCAAAGGAAAGACTCACAAGGACTAG